A part of Peromyscus maniculatus bairdii isolate BWxNUB_F1_BW_parent chromosome 10, HU_Pman_BW_mat_3.1, whole genome shotgun sequence genomic DNA contains:
- the LOC102921174 gene encoding guanylate-binding protein 6 isoform X4: MSTINHQALEQLHYVTELTELIRAKSSPNPNGIKNSSEFVSFFPDFIWTVRDFMLELKLKGEVITEDQYLEKALKLIPGNNPRVQASNLPRECIRHFFPKRKCFVFDRPTNDKELLQKIETISEDQLEPKFQEQTRAFVSYVFTCAKIKTLREGIEVTGNRLGTLVTTYVDAINSGAVPCLDDAVTTLAQRENSAAVQKAADHYSEQMAQRLRLPTDTLQELLGVHTACEKEAIAVFMEHSFKDENQQFQKKLMELIVLKRADFLLRNEEASEKFCQEELNHLTKALTESVSAGTFSIAGGHRLYVDTREKIEKDYWQVSRKGVKASEVFQSFLQSQATIESSILQTDTALTAREKAIAEERAQKEAAEKEQELLRQKQKEQQQLMEAQERSHKENLEQLRTKLVQEREQLIKDHKTMLEKQLQAQKALLAEGYKKKSEEMNAEISNLKNKLESIKKESTSFLEQTLNAFATVLCAPIVLAVEVVKGIAALF, translated from the exons ATGAGCACCATCAACCACCAGGCCCTGGAGCAGCTGCA TTATGTCACAGAACTCACTGAGCTGATCAGGGCAAAGTCTTCCCCAAATCCTAATGGAATAAAGAATTCTTCAGAGTTTGTGAGTTTCTTTCCAGACTTCATCTGGACTGTTCGGGATTTCATGCTGGAGCTGAAGTTAAAGGGAGAAGTCATCACGGAGGACCAGTACCTGGAGAAAGCACTGAAGCTGATCCCAG GCAACAATCCCAGAGTACAAGCATCCAATTTGCCCAGGGAGTGCATCCGACATTTCTTTCCTAAACGGAAATGTTTTGTCTTTGACCGGCCAACGAATGACAAAGAACTCTTACAAAAAATTGAGACTATCTCAGAAGACCAACTGGAGCCTAAGTTCCAGGAACAAACAAGGGCTTTTGTTTCTTACGTCTTCACCTGTGCAAAGATCAAGACCCTCAGAGAGGGAATTGAGGTCACTGGGAACC GACTGGGGACTCTGGTGACGACCTACGTGGATGCCATCAACAGTGGAGCTGTGCCTTGTCTGGATGACGCGGTGACAACTCTGGCCCAGCGTGAGAACTCAGCAGCTGTGCAGAAGGCAGCTGACCACTACAGTGAGCAGATGGCCCAGAGACTGAGGCTCCCCACAGACACGCTCCAGGAGCTGCTGGGTGTTCACACAGCCTGTGAGAAGGAAGCTATTGCTGTCTTCATGGAGCATTCCTTCAAGGACGAAAACCAGCAATTCCAGAAGAAGCTGATG GAATTAATAGTGCTCAAGAGGGCAGATTTCCTGTTGAGGAATGAAGAGGCATCAGAGAAATTCTGCCAGGAAGAACTGAATCATCTCACGAAAGCACTCACAGAAAGTGTTTCAGCTGGGACATTCTCCATTGCTGGAGGACACAGGCTCTACGTGGACACCAGGGAGAAGATTGAGAAGGACTATTGGCAGGTGTCCAGGAAAGGGGTgaag GCAAGTGAAGTCTTCCAGAGCTTTCTGCAGTCACAGGCCACCATCGAGAGTTCCATCCTGCAAACAGATACAGCCCTCACTGCCAGGGAGAAGGCCATTGCAG AGGAGCGGGCCCAGAAGGAGGCGGCTGAGAAGGAACAGGAGCTGCTaagacagaagcagaaggagcagcagcaactgatggaggctcAGGAGAGAAGTCACAAGGAAAACCTAGAGCAACTGAGAACAAAGctggtgcaggagagagagcagctCATCAAAGACCACAAGAcgatgctggagaagcagctgcag GCCCAAAAGGCACTGCTTGCTGAAGGATATAAGAAGAAATCTGAGGAAATGAATGCAGAGATAAGTAATTTGAAAAATAAGCTTGAGAGTATAAAAAAAGAGAGCACTTCGTTTTTGGAGCAAACCCTCAATGCCTTTGCTACAGTTCTCTGTGCTCCTATTGTATTGGCTGTGGAGGTTGTCAAAGGGATTGCTGCACTATTTTGA
- the LOC102921174 gene encoding guanylate-binding protein 6 isoform X2, with protein MKSRRKRRTRGERQAGGQVAMASGPNMMAPICLVENHNEQLSVNQEAVEILDTISQPVVVVAIVGLYRTGKSYLMNRLAGRNHGFPLGSTVQSETKGIWMWCVPHPTKPKHTLVLLDTEGLGDVEKGDPKNDSWIFALAVLLSSTFVYNSMSTINHQALEQLHYVTELTELIRAKSSPNPNGIKNSSEFVSFFPDFIWTVRDFMLELKLKGEVITEDQYLEKALKLIPGNNPRVQASNLPRECIRHFFPKRKCFVFDRPTNDKELLQKIETISEDQLEPKFQEQTRAFVSYVFTCAKIKTLREGIEVTGNRLGTLVTTYVDAINSGAVPCLDDAVTTLAQRENSAAVQKAADHYSEQMAQRLRLPTDTLQELLGVHTACEKEAIAVFMEHSFKDENQQFQKKLMELIVLKRADFLLRNEEASEKFCQEELNHLTKALTESVSAGTFSIAGGHRLYVDTREKIEKDYWQVSRKGVKASEVFQSFLQSQATIESSILQTDTALTAREKAIAEERAQKEAAEKEQELLRQKQKEQQQLMEAQERSHKENLEQLRTKLVQEREQLIKDHKTMLEKQLQAQKALLAEGYKKKSEEMNAEISNLKNKLESIKKESTSFLEQTLNAFATVLCAPIVLAVEVVKGIAALF; from the exons atgaaaagcagaagaaagagaagaacaagGGGCGAGCGCCAGGCAG GTGGACAAGTGGCTATGGCCAGTGGACCGAACATGATGGCCCCCATTTGTCTGGTGGAAAACCACAATGAGCAACTGTCGGTGAACCAGGAAGCAGTAGAGATCCTAGACACAATTTCTCAGCCAGTGGTAGTGGTGGCCATCGTCGGATTGTACCGTACAGGGAAGTCCTACTTGATGAATCGCCTGGCTGGCCGGAATCACG GCTTCCCTCTGGGCTCCACTGTGCAGTCAGAGACCAAGGGCATCTGGATGTGGTGTGTACCACATCCCACCAAGCCAAAGCACACCCTGGTCCTCCTGGACACTGAGGGCCTGGGGGATGTGGAAAAG GGTGACCCTAAGAATGACTCCTGGATCTTCGCTCTGGCCGTGCTTCTGAGCAGTACCTTCGTCTACAACAGCATGAGCACCATCAACCACCAGGCCCTGGAGCAGCTGCA TTATGTCACAGAACTCACTGAGCTGATCAGGGCAAAGTCTTCCCCAAATCCTAATGGAATAAAGAATTCTTCAGAGTTTGTGAGTTTCTTTCCAGACTTCATCTGGACTGTTCGGGATTTCATGCTGGAGCTGAAGTTAAAGGGAGAAGTCATCACGGAGGACCAGTACCTGGAGAAAGCACTGAAGCTGATCCCAG GCAACAATCCCAGAGTACAAGCATCCAATTTGCCCAGGGAGTGCATCCGACATTTCTTTCCTAAACGGAAATGTTTTGTCTTTGACCGGCCAACGAATGACAAAGAACTCTTACAAAAAATTGAGACTATCTCAGAAGACCAACTGGAGCCTAAGTTCCAGGAACAAACAAGGGCTTTTGTTTCTTACGTCTTCACCTGTGCAAAGATCAAGACCCTCAGAGAGGGAATTGAGGTCACTGGGAACC GACTGGGGACTCTGGTGACGACCTACGTGGATGCCATCAACAGTGGAGCTGTGCCTTGTCTGGATGACGCGGTGACAACTCTGGCCCAGCGTGAGAACTCAGCAGCTGTGCAGAAGGCAGCTGACCACTACAGTGAGCAGATGGCCCAGAGACTGAGGCTCCCCACAGACACGCTCCAGGAGCTGCTGGGTGTTCACACAGCCTGTGAGAAGGAAGCTATTGCTGTCTTCATGGAGCATTCCTTCAAGGACGAAAACCAGCAATTCCAGAAGAAGCTGATG GAATTAATAGTGCTCAAGAGGGCAGATTTCCTGTTGAGGAATGAAGAGGCATCAGAGAAATTCTGCCAGGAAGAACTGAATCATCTCACGAAAGCACTCACAGAAAGTGTTTCAGCTGGGACATTCTCCATTGCTGGAGGACACAGGCTCTACGTGGACACCAGGGAGAAGATTGAGAAGGACTATTGGCAGGTGTCCAGGAAAGGGGTgaag GCAAGTGAAGTCTTCCAGAGCTTTCTGCAGTCACAGGCCACCATCGAGAGTTCCATCCTGCAAACAGATACAGCCCTCACTGCCAGGGAGAAGGCCATTGCAG AGGAGCGGGCCCAGAAGGAGGCGGCTGAGAAGGAACAGGAGCTGCTaagacagaagcagaaggagcagcagcaactgatggaggctcAGGAGAGAAGTCACAAGGAAAACCTAGAGCAACTGAGAACAAAGctggtgcaggagagagagcagctCATCAAAGACCACAAGAcgatgctggagaagcagctgcag GCCCAAAAGGCACTGCTTGCTGAAGGATATAAGAAGAAATCTGAGGAAATGAATGCAGAGATAAGTAATTTGAAAAATAAGCTTGAGAGTATAAAAAAAGAGAGCACTTCGTTTTTGGAGCAAACCCTCAATGCCTTTGCTACAGTTCTCTGTGCTCCTATTGTATTGGCTGTGGAGGTTGTCAAAGGGATTGCTGCACTATTTTGA
- the LOC102921174 gene encoding guanylate-binding protein 6 isoform X3: MASGPNMMAPICLVENHNEQLSVNQEAVEILDTISQPVVVVAIVGLYRTGKSYLMNRLAGRNHGFPLGSTVQSETKGIWMWCVPHPTKPKHTLVLLDTEGLGDVEKGDPKNDSWIFALAVLLSSTFVYNSMSTINHQALEQLHYVTELTELIRAKSSPNPNGIKNSSEFVSFFPDFIWTVRDFMLELKLKGEVITEDQYLEKALKLIPGNNPRVQASNLPRECIRHFFPKRKCFVFDRPTNDKELLQKIETISEDQLEPKFQEQTRAFVSYVFTCAKIKTLREGIEVTGNRLGTLVTTYVDAINSGAVPCLDDAVTTLAQRENSAAVQKAADHYSEQMAQRLRLPTDTLQELLGVHTACEKEAIAVFMEHSFKDENQQFQKKLMELIVLKRADFLLRNEEASEKFCQEELNHLTKALTESVSAGTFSIAGGHRLYVDTREKIEKDYWQVSRKGVKASEVFQSFLQSQATIESSILQTDTALTAREKAIAEERAQKEAAEKEQELLRQKQKEQQQLMEAQERSHKENLEQLRTKLVQEREQLIKDHKTMLEKQLQAQKALLAEGYKKKSEEMNAEISNLKNKLESIKKESTSFLEQTLNAFATVLCAPIVLAVEVVKGIAALF, encoded by the exons ATGGCCAGTGGACCGAACATGATGGCCCCCATTTGTCTGGTGGAAAACCACAATGAGCAACTGTCGGTGAACCAGGAAGCAGTAGAGATCCTAGACACAATTTCTCAGCCAGTGGTAGTGGTGGCCATCGTCGGATTGTACCGTACAGGGAAGTCCTACTTGATGAATCGCCTGGCTGGCCGGAATCACG GCTTCCCTCTGGGCTCCACTGTGCAGTCAGAGACCAAGGGCATCTGGATGTGGTGTGTACCACATCCCACCAAGCCAAAGCACACCCTGGTCCTCCTGGACACTGAGGGCCTGGGGGATGTGGAAAAG GGTGACCCTAAGAATGACTCCTGGATCTTCGCTCTGGCCGTGCTTCTGAGCAGTACCTTCGTCTACAACAGCATGAGCACCATCAACCACCAGGCCCTGGAGCAGCTGCA TTATGTCACAGAACTCACTGAGCTGATCAGGGCAAAGTCTTCCCCAAATCCTAATGGAATAAAGAATTCTTCAGAGTTTGTGAGTTTCTTTCCAGACTTCATCTGGACTGTTCGGGATTTCATGCTGGAGCTGAAGTTAAAGGGAGAAGTCATCACGGAGGACCAGTACCTGGAGAAAGCACTGAAGCTGATCCCAG GCAACAATCCCAGAGTACAAGCATCCAATTTGCCCAGGGAGTGCATCCGACATTTCTTTCCTAAACGGAAATGTTTTGTCTTTGACCGGCCAACGAATGACAAAGAACTCTTACAAAAAATTGAGACTATCTCAGAAGACCAACTGGAGCCTAAGTTCCAGGAACAAACAAGGGCTTTTGTTTCTTACGTCTTCACCTGTGCAAAGATCAAGACCCTCAGAGAGGGAATTGAGGTCACTGGGAACC GACTGGGGACTCTGGTGACGACCTACGTGGATGCCATCAACAGTGGAGCTGTGCCTTGTCTGGATGACGCGGTGACAACTCTGGCCCAGCGTGAGAACTCAGCAGCTGTGCAGAAGGCAGCTGACCACTACAGTGAGCAGATGGCCCAGAGACTGAGGCTCCCCACAGACACGCTCCAGGAGCTGCTGGGTGTTCACACAGCCTGTGAGAAGGAAGCTATTGCTGTCTTCATGGAGCATTCCTTCAAGGACGAAAACCAGCAATTCCAGAAGAAGCTGATG GAATTAATAGTGCTCAAGAGGGCAGATTTCCTGTTGAGGAATGAAGAGGCATCAGAGAAATTCTGCCAGGAAGAACTGAATCATCTCACGAAAGCACTCACAGAAAGTGTTTCAGCTGGGACATTCTCCATTGCTGGAGGACACAGGCTCTACGTGGACACCAGGGAGAAGATTGAGAAGGACTATTGGCAGGTGTCCAGGAAAGGGGTgaag GCAAGTGAAGTCTTCCAGAGCTTTCTGCAGTCACAGGCCACCATCGAGAGTTCCATCCTGCAAACAGATACAGCCCTCACTGCCAGGGAGAAGGCCATTGCAG AGGAGCGGGCCCAGAAGGAGGCGGCTGAGAAGGAACAGGAGCTGCTaagacagaagcagaaggagcagcagcaactgatggaggctcAGGAGAGAAGTCACAAGGAAAACCTAGAGCAACTGAGAACAAAGctggtgcaggagagagagcagctCATCAAAGACCACAAGAcgatgctggagaagcagctgcag GCCCAAAAGGCACTGCTTGCTGAAGGATATAAGAAGAAATCTGAGGAAATGAATGCAGAGATAAGTAATTTGAAAAATAAGCTTGAGAGTATAAAAAAAGAGAGCACTTCGTTTTTGGAGCAAACCCTCAATGCCTTTGCTACAGTTCTCTGTGCTCCTATTGTATTGGCTGTGGAGGTTGTCAAAGGGATTGCTGCACTATTTTGA
- the LOC102921174 gene encoding guanylate-binding protein 6 isoform X1: MPSLFTPARKVVESPPFTVRNLLGNFTFNSSPAAVCDLVILYKGGMKSRRKRRTRGERQAGGQVAMASGPNMMAPICLVENHNEQLSVNQEAVEILDTISQPVVVVAIVGLYRTGKSYLMNRLAGRNHGFPLGSTVQSETKGIWMWCVPHPTKPKHTLVLLDTEGLGDVEKGDPKNDSWIFALAVLLSSTFVYNSMSTINHQALEQLHYVTELTELIRAKSSPNPNGIKNSSEFVSFFPDFIWTVRDFMLELKLKGEVITEDQYLEKALKLIPGNNPRVQASNLPRECIRHFFPKRKCFVFDRPTNDKELLQKIETISEDQLEPKFQEQTRAFVSYVFTCAKIKTLREGIEVTGNRLGTLVTTYVDAINSGAVPCLDDAVTTLAQRENSAAVQKAADHYSEQMAQRLRLPTDTLQELLGVHTACEKEAIAVFMEHSFKDENQQFQKKLMELIVLKRADFLLRNEEASEKFCQEELNHLTKALTESVSAGTFSIAGGHRLYVDTREKIEKDYWQVSRKGVKASEVFQSFLQSQATIESSILQTDTALTAREKAIAEERAQKEAAEKEQELLRQKQKEQQQLMEAQERSHKENLEQLRTKLVQEREQLIKDHKTMLEKQLQAQKALLAEGYKKKSEEMNAEISNLKNKLESIKKESTSFLEQTLNAFATVLCAPIVLAVEVVKGIAALF; the protein is encoded by the exons ATGCCTTCCTTGTTCACCCCTGCCCGGAAGGTTGTAGAATCGCCACCGTTCACCGTTCGCAATCTCTTGGGTAACTTTACTTTCAATTCCAGTCCTGCTGCAGTATGTGATCTTGTGATCTTATATAAGGGAGGaatgaaaagcagaagaaagagaagaacaagGGGCGAGCGCCAGGCAG GTGGACAAGTGGCTATGGCCAGTGGACCGAACATGATGGCCCCCATTTGTCTGGTGGAAAACCACAATGAGCAACTGTCGGTGAACCAGGAAGCAGTAGAGATCCTAGACACAATTTCTCAGCCAGTGGTAGTGGTGGCCATCGTCGGATTGTACCGTACAGGGAAGTCCTACTTGATGAATCGCCTGGCTGGCCGGAATCACG GCTTCCCTCTGGGCTCCACTGTGCAGTCAGAGACCAAGGGCATCTGGATGTGGTGTGTACCACATCCCACCAAGCCAAAGCACACCCTGGTCCTCCTGGACACTGAGGGCCTGGGGGATGTGGAAAAG GGTGACCCTAAGAATGACTCCTGGATCTTCGCTCTGGCCGTGCTTCTGAGCAGTACCTTCGTCTACAACAGCATGAGCACCATCAACCACCAGGCCCTGGAGCAGCTGCA TTATGTCACAGAACTCACTGAGCTGATCAGGGCAAAGTCTTCCCCAAATCCTAATGGAATAAAGAATTCTTCAGAGTTTGTGAGTTTCTTTCCAGACTTCATCTGGACTGTTCGGGATTTCATGCTGGAGCTGAAGTTAAAGGGAGAAGTCATCACGGAGGACCAGTACCTGGAGAAAGCACTGAAGCTGATCCCAG GCAACAATCCCAGAGTACAAGCATCCAATTTGCCCAGGGAGTGCATCCGACATTTCTTTCCTAAACGGAAATGTTTTGTCTTTGACCGGCCAACGAATGACAAAGAACTCTTACAAAAAATTGAGACTATCTCAGAAGACCAACTGGAGCCTAAGTTCCAGGAACAAACAAGGGCTTTTGTTTCTTACGTCTTCACCTGTGCAAAGATCAAGACCCTCAGAGAGGGAATTGAGGTCACTGGGAACC GACTGGGGACTCTGGTGACGACCTACGTGGATGCCATCAACAGTGGAGCTGTGCCTTGTCTGGATGACGCGGTGACAACTCTGGCCCAGCGTGAGAACTCAGCAGCTGTGCAGAAGGCAGCTGACCACTACAGTGAGCAGATGGCCCAGAGACTGAGGCTCCCCACAGACACGCTCCAGGAGCTGCTGGGTGTTCACACAGCCTGTGAGAAGGAAGCTATTGCTGTCTTCATGGAGCATTCCTTCAAGGACGAAAACCAGCAATTCCAGAAGAAGCTGATG GAATTAATAGTGCTCAAGAGGGCAGATTTCCTGTTGAGGAATGAAGAGGCATCAGAGAAATTCTGCCAGGAAGAACTGAATCATCTCACGAAAGCACTCACAGAAAGTGTTTCAGCTGGGACATTCTCCATTGCTGGAGGACACAGGCTCTACGTGGACACCAGGGAGAAGATTGAGAAGGACTATTGGCAGGTGTCCAGGAAAGGGGTgaag GCAAGTGAAGTCTTCCAGAGCTTTCTGCAGTCACAGGCCACCATCGAGAGTTCCATCCTGCAAACAGATACAGCCCTCACTGCCAGGGAGAAGGCCATTGCAG AGGAGCGGGCCCAGAAGGAGGCGGCTGAGAAGGAACAGGAGCTGCTaagacagaagcagaaggagcagcagcaactgatggaggctcAGGAGAGAAGTCACAAGGAAAACCTAGAGCAACTGAGAACAAAGctggtgcaggagagagagcagctCATCAAAGACCACAAGAcgatgctggagaagcagctgcag GCCCAAAAGGCACTGCTTGCTGAAGGATATAAGAAGAAATCTGAGGAAATGAATGCAGAGATAAGTAATTTGAAAAATAAGCTTGAGAGTATAAAAAAAGAGAGCACTTCGTTTTTGGAGCAAACCCTCAATGCCTTTGCTACAGTTCTCTGTGCTCCTATTGTATTGGCTGTGGAGGTTGTCAAAGGGATTGCTGCACTATTTTGA